From one Desmodus rotundus isolate HL8 chromosome X, HLdesRot8A.1, whole genome shotgun sequence genomic stretch:
- the GPR34 gene encoding probable G-protein coupled receptor 34, whose amino-acid sequence MTTASVSRWPCSSQGATFVTNHSDHVPHNSGTPNSTACPMDEKLLSRVLTAFYSVIFILGLFGNIIALYVFLGIHRKRNSIQIYLLNVAIADLLLIFCLPFRIMYHINENKWTLGVILCKVVGTLFYMNMYISIILLGFISLDRYIKINRSVQQRKAITTKQSIYVCCIVWTVALTGFLIMIILTLKKGGHNSTMCFHYRDKLNAKGEAIFNLVLVVMFWLIFLLIILSYIKIGKNLMRISKRRSKFPNSGKYATTARNSFIVLIIFTICFVPYHAFRFVYISLQLNVPSCYWKEIIHKTNEIMLVFSSFNSCLDPVMYFLMSSNIRKIMCQLLSRGFQGESSRSESTSEFKPGYSLHDMSTAAKIQTTS is encoded by the coding sequence ATGACGACTGCTTCAGTCAGCAGATGGCCTTGCTCCTCCCAGGGAGCAACCTTTGTAACTAACCATAGTGACCACGTGCCACACAACTCAGGGACACCGAATTCTACTGCCTGCCCCATGGATGAAAAATTACTGTCTCGTGTGTTAACTGCATTCTActctgttattttcattttgggaCTGTTTGGAAACATAATCGCCCTCTATGTATTTCTGGGTATCCACCGTAAAAGAAATTCCATTCAGATTTACCTCCTTAATGTAGCCATTGCAGACCTCTTACTTATCTTCTGCCTCCCTTTCCGAATAATGTATCACATTAACGAAAACAAGTGGACATTAGGTGTGATTCTTTGCAAGGTTGTGGGAACACTATTTTATATGAACATGTACATTAGCATTATCTTGCTTGGATTCATCAGCTTGGATCGCTACATAAAAATTAATCGGTCTGTACAACAACGGAAAGCAATAACAACCAAACAAAGTATTTATGTTTGCTGTATAGTATGGACAGTTGCTCTTACTGGATTTTTAATTATGATCATTTTAACCCTTAAGAAAGGAGGTCACAATTCCACAATGTGTTTCCATTATAGAGATAAGCTTAATGCAAAAGGAGAagcaatttttaatttagttcttGTGGTAATGTTCTGGCTAATTTTCCTACTAATAATCCTTTCATATATTAAGATCGGCAAGAATCTAATGAGGATTTCGAAAAGGAGGTCAAAATTTCCTAATTCTGGCAAATATGCCACTACAGCCCGGAATTCCTTTATTGTGCTTATCATTTTTACTATATGTTTTGTTCCCTACCATGCCTTCCGATTTGTCTATATTTCTTTACAGCTAAATGTGCCATCTTGTTATTGGAAGGAAATAATTCACAAAACCAATGAGATTATGCTGGTTTTCTCATCTTTCAATAGCTGCTTAGATCCAGTCATGTATTTCCTGATGTCTAGTAATATCCGCAAAATAATGTGCCAACTTCTTTCTAGAGGATTTCAAGGGGAATCGAGCAGGAGTGAAAGCACTTCAGAATTTAAACCAGGATACTCCCTTCATGATATGTCCACCGCAGCTAAAATTCAGACTACTTCTTAA